The following coding sequences are from one Plasmodium coatneyi strain Hackeri chromosome 11, complete sequence window:
- a CDS encoding 205 kDa Pk1(B+)1+ SICAvar antigen, protein MSYLLLKYFFLGKKRKRHRRPHQVPGPTLQEQILERVEEGGPREYTLVKKRREPRYVPTGTKRPKKNGFHRPVSRRTIIDIHLEVLDECQKGDLHSTKQDFFEILVQEFMGSEFIKEDFVPKKEVPTERVASSDSGFKEEDFVPKEGYS, encoded by the exons ATGAGCTACCTACTCttgaag tactttttccttggtaaaaaaagaaaacgtcacAGAAGACCTCATCAAGTACCTGGTCCAACTTTacaggaacaaattttgGAACGTGTGGAAGAAGGtggtccacgtgaatataccttagtaaaaaaacgcaGAGAACCAAGATATGTTCCAACGGGAACGaagaggccaaaaaaaaatggtttccATCGCCCCGTTAGTCGAcgtaccattattgatatccatttagaagtcttagacgaatgtcagaAGGGGGACCTACATTCGACGAAAcaggacttttttgaaattttggtccaagaatttatgggaagcgaattcataaaggaagactttgttcctaagaaAGAAGTTCCTACGGAACGGGTTGCAAGTTCAGATTCggggtttaaggaggaagactttgttcctaaggaaggataTTCCTAa